A single window of Sphingobacterium sp. ML3W DNA harbors:
- a CDS encoding DEAD/DEAH box helicase yields the protein MSLDKLKLGKRLHKSMEDLGYLTAKELQVKSISRILGGQDIIAIGPEDSGKTTTYVLSVLSGLKFNVADAPKVLILAPDQERIQNILDQFYLISKNKDLSIIGLRDGGSMEQEIEKLVAGVEIVVATPNRARAVYLKLGLNLNLIHTFIIDDAEEIIKNGMITPVKELAQSCKKCQHLIFSTVEHEKLHQMIDDFMVLPALIEVEELAQEQLEVHDLFLYQVPNFTTKITLLNSLMLDNETFDKVIIFVNSKLTAQKLGKSLHRKYNDEILILNPLFIEDRAIEDIDLFKQQDTHRILIVANEGADEIDLSGIPYIFHFEIPENNDMLIQRILKSGSEEQLAFTFATDLELPEVRKIEQIIGRKMEVLDLPERMSIYSAKKGNKDAGSAEDESNETRGGAFHQKKESNTKTYNYGAGKKARMTMKNKKG from the coding sequence GTGTCTCTCGATAAATTAAAACTAGGTAAGCGGTTACATAAGTCCATGGAGGACTTGGGATATTTAACAGCTAAGGAATTACAAGTCAAATCTATATCACGTATATTAGGTGGCCAAGATATCATAGCGATTGGTCCTGAAGATTCAGGTAAAACGACGACTTATGTGCTCAGTGTACTTTCTGGATTAAAATTCAATGTTGCTGATGCGCCAAAAGTTTTAATTTTAGCACCCGATCAAGAACGAATCCAAAACATTCTAGATCAATTTTATTTAATTAGCAAAAATAAAGACCTGAGTATTATAGGCCTACGTGATGGGGGCAGTATGGAGCAGGAAATTGAAAAACTTGTAGCTGGTGTTGAGATTGTCGTGGCGACCCCGAACAGAGCAAGAGCGGTATACCTTAAATTAGGCTTAAATCTAAACTTAATTCATACTTTTATTATTGACGATGCGGAGGAGATTATAAAAAACGGCATGATCACGCCTGTTAAAGAACTTGCACAAAGTTGTAAAAAATGCCAGCATCTCATCTTTAGTACAGTAGAGCATGAAAAATTACATCAGATGATTGACGATTTCATGGTCCTACCTGCATTAATCGAAGTGGAAGAATTAGCACAAGAGCAACTTGAAGTACATGATTTATTTCTCTATCAGGTACCAAATTTTACAACTAAAATTACACTACTTAATAGTTTAATGCTAGATAATGAGACTTTCGATAAGGTTATTATTTTCGTAAATAGCAAGTTAACTGCACAAAAACTTGGTAAAAGCTTACATCGTAAATATAATGATGAAATCCTTATACTCAATCCTTTATTTATTGAAGATAGAGCCATTGAAGATATCGATTTATTTAAACAACAGGATACCCATCGGATTTTAATCGTAGCAAATGAGGGAGCTGACGAGATAGATTTATCAGGTATACCCTATATCTTTCATTTTGAGATACCTGAAAACAATGATATGCTTATCCAACGAATCTTAAAATCTGGTTCTGAAGAGCAATTGGCTTTCACTTTCGCAACTGACTTGGAGTTACCTGAAGTTAGAAAAATTGAACAAATTATAGGCCGAAAAATGGAGGTTCTTGATTTACCAGAACGCATGTCCATATATAGTGCGAAAAAAGGAAATAAAGATGCCGGTTCTGCTGAAGATGAAAGTAATGAAACTCGAGGTGGGGCCTTCCATCAGAAGAAAGAAAGTAATACCAAAACATATAATTATGGTGCTGGCAAGAAAGCTAGAATGACCATGAAAAATAAAAAAGGTTAA
- a CDS encoding 2'-5' RNA ligase family protein, which translates to MSTDVEQYSFVFQPCEKGIQIVKSIKENLKSKIGWFHSCHSLAHITICEYHADLETLSKIKKQVAEVLKYEGSQYVYFDTYNAFRNGAFYIAPALKSKQFLKKKMEAITKINISTLLSKCDEPHLTVGRDLNPEKLAVAVESFKAIDLDFFCSSIFLRKYNPAREQYDIIEEFKFGNFPKPPLEEGQLTFNF; encoded by the coding sequence ATGTCCACAGATGTAGAACAATATTCATTCGTATTTCAGCCTTGTGAAAAGGGTATTCAAATTGTAAAATCCATTAAGGAGAACTTGAAAAGTAAAATTGGGTGGTTCCACAGTTGCCACTCATTGGCACATATTACGATATGTGAGTATCATGCCGATTTGGAGACGTTATCCAAAATTAAAAAACAAGTTGCTGAAGTATTGAAATACGAGGGCTCTCAATATGTTTATTTTGACACTTATAACGCGTTCCGCAATGGTGCCTTTTATATTGCACCAGCGCTAAAATCAAAGCAGTTTTTGAAGAAAAAAATGGAAGCTATAACGAAGATAAATATCTCCACACTACTTTCTAAATGTGATGAACCTCACTTGACAGTGGGCCGAGATTTGAACCCTGAGAAACTAGCGGTAGCTGTTGAAAGTTTTAAAGCAATTGATTTAGATTTTTTTTGTTCAAGCATTTTTCTGCGTAAATATAATCCGGCTAGAGAACAGTATGATATCATCGAAGAATTTAAGTTTGGCAATTTTCCAAAACCTCCTTTAGAGGAAGGGCAACTCACCTTTAATTTCTAA
- a CDS encoding Nramp family divalent metal transporter: MSKDPYQHEKSLSDVHESVEISKGKSKIKRVLSFFGPAYLISVGYMDPGNWATDLAGGSQFGYALLWVLLMSNIMALLLQSLCTRLGIVRRKDLAQCNRETYPKRMNFVLYILAEIAIAACDLAEVLGMAIGLNLLFGIDILWGVLISFADTFLIMYLQKLGIRKMELFIIGLITMIGMCFMVEMFLVKPDFGEVVKGFIPSLPNSAALYISIGIIGATVMPHNLYLHSALVQTRKIERDDYSIKKAIKYNFFDSAIALNMAFLVNAAILILASAAFHKNGMHNVADLEDAYHLLGKTLGTDLAPKLFAVALILAGQSSTVTGTLAGQIVMEGYLRLRISPTLRRIITRLLAIIPAVLVILIAGESKVGSLLIFSQVILSMQLAFAVIPLIHFVSDKKKMGKFVIKPYVQVLAWLVAVIIAVLNIKLVFEEISSWIIKYDVWWLTVLLIMGAIGMVTFLIMTLMYPILHKKKSIELDVHAPFEDLKFDEPKLFNKIVIALDYSTSDTKAVQYALSISQPDSHFILVHIVESAGVKYTGESTDDLESRQDLDRLKKYEQFFLDRHFKVDFELGYNNRVVSITRICEQYQADLLIVGSHGHRGIKDFIFGETVNKLRHAVKIPVFIAQ, translated from the coding sequence ATGAGTAAAGATCCTTATCAGCATGAGAAATCGCTTTCTGATGTGCACGAAAGTGTCGAAATCAGTAAAGGAAAGTCAAAGATCAAAAGGGTACTGAGTTTCTTTGGACCGGCTTATTTAATAAGTGTAGGCTATATGGATCCAGGAAATTGGGCTACGGATTTGGCTGGAGGAAGCCAGTTTGGCTACGCGTTGCTTTGGGTACTATTGATGAGTAATATCATGGCTTTGCTCTTACAAAGTCTTTGTACACGTTTGGGGATTGTAAGAAGAAAAGATCTGGCGCAGTGTAATCGGGAGACCTATCCAAAGCGGATGAATTTCGTTCTTTATATTTTAGCCGAAATAGCAATTGCAGCCTGTGATCTTGCAGAAGTACTGGGTATGGCGATTGGGCTAAACCTACTTTTTGGAATAGATATCCTTTGGGGGGTACTCATCAGTTTTGCGGATACATTTCTAATCATGTATTTGCAGAAATTGGGCATACGAAAAATGGAGCTCTTTATCATTGGGCTCATCACCATGATTGGGATGTGTTTTATGGTGGAAATGTTTTTAGTGAAACCTGACTTTGGCGAAGTTGTGAAAGGTTTTATTCCTAGTCTACCTAACAGTGCTGCACTTTATATTTCTATAGGGATTATAGGGGCAACCGTGATGCCGCATAATTTATATTTACATTCTGCTCTTGTTCAAACGAGAAAAATAGAGCGAGATGACTATTCCATTAAAAAAGCCATAAAATATAACTTTTTTGATAGTGCAATTGCTTTAAATATGGCTTTTTTGGTCAATGCCGCTATCCTCATCCTAGCTTCAGCGGCCTTTCATAAAAATGGTATGCACAATGTTGCCGATCTGGAGGATGCCTATCATTTATTGGGAAAAACCTTAGGTACAGATTTAGCACCTAAATTATTTGCAGTGGCATTGATATTGGCAGGTCAAAGTTCTACTGTTACAGGTACATTGGCTGGGCAGATTGTAATGGAAGGTTATTTAAGGCTGCGTATCAGTCCAACTTTAAGAAGAATTATAACACGACTGCTAGCGATTATACCTGCCGTATTGGTGATTCTGATAGCAGGAGAATCGAAGGTAGGATCTTTACTTATTTTTAGTCAGGTTATACTTAGTATGCAACTGGCATTTGCAGTTATTCCCTTAATCCACTTTGTAAGTGATAAGAAAAAGATGGGAAAATTTGTGATTAAACCTTATGTGCAAGTATTGGCTTGGTTGGTTGCGGTCATTATCGCAGTACTGAATATAAAGCTGGTGTTTGAGGAGATATCCAGTTGGATAATCAAATATGATGTTTGGTGGTTAACAGTTCTATTGATAATGGGGGCAATCGGAATGGTGACTTTTTTAATCATGACTCTTATGTACCCGATACTCCATAAGAAGAAATCAATTGAATTGGATGTACATGCTCCATTTGAGGATTTAAAATTTGATGAACCCAAGCTTTTTAATAAAATTGTAATTGCATTGGACTATTCGACCTCAGATACAAAAGCAGTTCAATATGCCCTTTCTATATCTCAGCCAGATTCTCATTTTATATTAGTGCATATTGTTGAGAGTGCGGGGGTAAAATATACAGGTGAAAGTACAGATGATTTAGAATCCAGGCAGGACTTAGATCGCTTGAAAAAATATGAACAATTCTTTTTAGATCGCCATTTTAAGGTTGATTTTGAACTTGGATATAATAATCGTGTTGTTTCCATAACAAGAATATGTGAGCAGTACCAAGCCGATTTATTAATCGTTGGTAGCCATGGACATAGAGGTATAAAAGATTTTATTTTTGGAGAAACTGTAAATAAATTGAGACATGCCGTTAAAATACCTGTGTTTATTGCTCAATAA